From one Pontibacillus sp. HMF3514 genomic stretch:
- the hisG gene encoding ATP phosphoribosyltransferase: MNDWLTIAMPKGRIFDEAAQLLKKIGYDFTDVEESRKLILEFPEYKMRLMLAKPMDVVTYVEYGAADCGIAGKDVLLEQDRDVYEVLDLEISPCYLAVAGLPDKPLSKIAPKIATKYPRVASEYFREQGEQIEIIPLNGSIELAPLIGLTDRIVDIVSSGRTLRENGLVEYEKIADITSRFIVNPVSYRIKSQVIDPIITDLSQEI, from the coding sequence ATGAATGATTGGTTAACCATCGCCATGCCTAAAGGTCGTATTTTTGATGAAGCGGCTCAACTATTGAAGAAAATCGGATATGACTTTACGGATGTTGAAGAGTCTCGAAAGTTAATTTTAGAATTTCCGGAATATAAAATGCGCTTGATGCTTGCTAAACCAATGGACGTTGTGACATATGTTGAATATGGTGCTGCAGATTGCGGTATTGCAGGGAAAGATGTTTTATTGGAGCAAGATCGAGATGTATATGAAGTATTGGATTTAGAAATTAGCCCATGTTATTTAGCGGTAGCAGGACTACCAGACAAACCTCTTAGCAAAATCGCACCTAAAATTGCGACGAAATACCCGAGAGTTGCATCCGAGTATTTCAGAGAGCAGGGTGAGCAAATCGAGATCATTCCTCTAAACGGATCGATTGAACTAGCTCCTCTCATTGGGTTAACGGACCGCATTGTCGATATCGTTTCTTCAGGCCGTACGTTACGCGAAAACGGGCTTGTGGAGTATGAAAAGATTGCCGATATTACGTCAAGATTTATCGTGAACCCAGTTAGCTATCGAATTAAAAGCCAGGTGATTGACCCGATTATTACGGATTTAAGTCAAGAAATCTAA
- a CDS encoding MerR family DNA-binding transcriptional regulator, with translation MQETFTISELAKYFDVTTRTIRYYEELGLLTPERTKSGQRVFTKKEKTRLILIFRGKKYGFQLEEIKEMVELFDQDPSGKRQLEKTIEYGEEKVEEVSKRIRELTEMRDEMQCLIGEFQQKLNQLKGEKV, from the coding sequence ATGCAAGAGACGTTCACCATATCTGAATTAGCCAAATACTTTGATGTAACAACACGTACGATTCGGTACTATGAAGAGCTTGGTTTACTTACCCCTGAACGTACTAAGAGCGGGCAGCGGGTGTTTACAAAAAAAGAAAAAACACGCCTGATCCTTATCTTTCGAGGGAAGAAGTATGGGTTTCAGCTAGAGGAAATTAAAGAGATGGTCGAGTTGTTCGATCAGGATCCTTCGGGAAAGAGACAGCTTGAGAAGACGATTGAGTATGGTGAGGAGAAGGTAGAGGAGGTGTCGAAGCGGATAAGGGAGTTGACAGAGATGCGAGATGAAATGCAGTGCCTGATTGGAGAGTTTCAACAAAAATTAAACCAGTTGAAAGGGGAAAAGGTATGA
- a CDS encoding class I adenylate-forming enzyme family protein has product MNISELLARQSRKYPNKEAIVSGGERITYSEWNRNVNKLAHALSKRGIGNGDKIVLHMPNVTEFLYTYFAVHRLEAIIVPINAKFVQEEIEYILDHSDAKAFLTHELLFDNVSSIQDPNLIQIKTGAAQDGWLAFDDVLASGDEAEIVSTTHEDDEASMLYTSGTTGRPKGVLFTNRNLLTISSMISIELTINTDSRLLHIMPLSHSAPLHLFLVSGTYVGATHVLAPTFTPDLMLDLISSEKITHFFGAPVAYMVTAKHPKIQEYDLSSVEYWLYGGAPLGTKEVQYVKQQFKTDRLMCLYGSTEAGPNGTLLRPEEHDAKAGSVGQRAALHCEINLVDENGDPVKQGDIGEIILRGEGTMKGYYKNKEKTNETIKDGWLYTGDMGVQDEDGYFWVIDRKKDIIISGGVNVFPKEIEETLTAHPAIAEAAVIGVPHPEWGETVKAFVVLEDEVEDLEEDCKRFLKDKLASYKIPRIYTKLDALPRNASGKLLKQQLRELQEA; this is encoded by the coding sequence ATGAACATTTCTGAACTGTTAGCGAGACAATCGAGAAAGTATCCGAACAAAGAGGCGATTGTTTCTGGTGGAGAGCGAATTACTTATAGCGAATGGAACCGTAACGTAAATAAACTGGCTCATGCTCTTTCAAAAAGAGGGATAGGAAATGGAGATAAAATAGTTCTCCATATGCCAAACGTAACAGAGTTTCTCTATACTTATTTTGCTGTGCATCGATTGGAAGCGATTATTGTTCCGATCAATGCTAAATTTGTACAAGAAGAAATCGAGTATATTCTTGACCACAGTGATGCTAAAGCTTTTCTCACACATGAACTCCTTTTCGATAATGTTTCTTCTATCCAAGATCCGAACCTCATTCAAATCAAAACGGGGGCGGCACAAGATGGGTGGCTCGCTTTTGATGATGTATTGGCTTCAGGTGATGAAGCAGAAATCGTATCCACAACGCATGAGGATGATGAGGCATCGATGCTTTATACATCTGGAACAACAGGACGACCAAAAGGGGTTCTCTTTACGAACCGCAATCTATTAACCATTTCTTCTATGATATCGATAGAGCTCACGATTAACACCGACAGTCGTCTATTGCATATCATGCCGCTCAGTCATTCAGCACCTCTGCACCTATTTTTAGTTTCTGGCACATACGTAGGAGCAACGCATGTTTTAGCACCAACGTTCACTCCAGATTTAATGCTAGATCTCATTTCATCAGAGAAAATCACACATTTCTTCGGTGCACCGGTAGCTTATATGGTGACAGCGAAGCATCCTAAAATCCAGGAGTATGATCTCAGCTCTGTTGAATACTGGTTATACGGTGGAGCACCACTTGGTACAAAAGAGGTTCAATACGTCAAACAGCAGTTTAAAACAGATCGCTTAATGTGCTTATACGGATCAACGGAAGCTGGGCCAAACGGAACGCTACTTAGACCTGAGGAACATGATGCTAAAGCAGGTAGTGTAGGCCAGCGTGCAGCGCTTCATTGTGAAATCAATCTAGTTGATGAAAATGGTGATCCGGTTAAGCAAGGAGATATAGGTGAAATCATCCTACGTGGTGAGGGAACCATGAAGGGCTATTACAAAAATAAAGAGAAAACGAATGAAACGATCAAAGACGGATGGCTCTATACAGGTGACATGGGGGTTCAAGATGAGGACGGATACTTTTGGGTGATTGATCGTAAGAAAGACATTATCATTTCAGGTGGCGTTAACGTGTTCCCGAAAGAGATAGAAGAAACGTTGACGGCTCATCCAGCTATTGCTGAAGCGGCTGTCATTGGAGTGCCACATCCAGAGTGGGGTGAAACGGTAAAAGCATTTGTTGTATTAGAGGATGAGGTAGAAGATCTTGAGGAAGATTGTAAGCGTTTTCTGAAAGATAAACTGGCGAGCTATAAAATCCCTCGTATTTATACAAAACTGGATGCACTACCGCGAAATGCGTCTGGTAAGTTATTAAAACAGCAACTGCGAGAACTTCAAGAAGCGTAA
- a CDS encoding glycerol-3-phosphate dehydrogenase/oxidase: MFSGYKRTEIYHKLEQERLDVLVIGGGITGAGIALDAVTRGMSAGVLEMQDFAAGTSSRSTKLVHGGLRYLKQFEVKMVAEVGQERAIVYENGPHVTTPEWMILPFYKDGNFGPYMTNIGLKLYDTLARVKRDERRKMLTPKETLAKEPLLKKDGLKGSGYYVEYRTDDARLTLEVLKKAVQKGAMAQNYVKVVDFLYEDGLVAGVVAEDQIDGEKHEIYARKVVNAAGPWVDDLRERDGSKEGKSLHLTKGVHLVFNGETFPLQQAIYFDAPDGRMIFAIPRDGKTYVGTTDTVYEGDTAHPTMTVDDRDYLLQCIDFMFPDLSITAGDVESSWAGLRPLIHEDGKDPSEISRKDEIFTSESGLISIAGGKLTGYRKMAENVVDLLAGHLSEQLGLNLPESQTEELPIAGGEVGGSDGFADFMDRKIEEGRAMSLSEEKARGLTQMYGANVDEVFHRYYKMKNEDLGLDPLVYAMLTYSMEHEHTVKPVDFFVRRTGALFFDIHWVHKHKESVITFMAQEYGWTEEQIEAYTRELDVLLEEAVAPDPA; the protein is encoded by the coding sequence ATGTTTTCTGGATATAAGCGAACGGAGATTTATCATAAATTAGAGCAGGAGCGTTTGGACGTGCTTGTTATCGGGGGAGGTATCACAGGAGCGGGTATCGCACTGGATGCTGTGACCCGTGGCATGTCAGCCGGTGTTTTAGAGATGCAAGATTTCGCAGCTGGAACTTCGAGTCGTTCTACAAAGCTCGTTCACGGAGGACTACGCTATTTAAAACAGTTTGAAGTGAAAATGGTAGCTGAAGTGGGGCAGGAGCGTGCAATCGTTTATGAGAATGGTCCTCACGTAACGACTCCTGAATGGATGATTCTCCCGTTTTATAAGGATGGAAATTTTGGTCCATACATGACGAACATTGGATTGAAACTATACGACACATTAGCTCGTGTAAAAAGAGATGAACGACGAAAAATGCTTACGCCAAAGGAGACATTGGCCAAAGAACCTCTTTTAAAAAAGGATGGCTTAAAAGGTAGCGGCTATTACGTTGAGTATCGTACAGATGATGCCAGGCTGACGCTTGAAGTGTTGAAAAAAGCTGTTCAAAAGGGGGCTATGGCTCAAAACTACGTTAAAGTTGTCGACTTTTTATATGAAGATGGTCTAGTCGCTGGTGTTGTGGCAGAGGATCAGATTGATGGTGAAAAACATGAAATCTATGCGCGTAAGGTCGTGAATGCTGCTGGACCTTGGGTGGATGACCTTCGTGAAAGAGATGGATCTAAAGAAGGAAAGAGTCTTCATTTAACAAAGGGGGTACACCTTGTTTTTAATGGTGAGACGTTTCCACTTCAACAGGCCATTTATTTTGACGCACCTGATGGACGTATGATCTTTGCTATACCGCGTGATGGAAAAACGTATGTTGGGACAACGGATACGGTTTATGAAGGGGACACCGCACACCCAACCATGACCGTTGATGATCGGGATTACTTGCTGCAATGCATTGATTTTATGTTCCCAGATCTATCGATTACAGCTGGTGATGTTGAATCGAGTTGGGCAGGATTACGTCCGTTGATTCATGAGGATGGGAAAGATCCATCTGAAATTTCTCGTAAAGATGAGATCTTCACTTCTGAATCAGGCTTAATTTCTATTGCAGGAGGAAAACTAACAGGCTATCGTAAAATGGCTGAAAATGTGGTGGATTTATTGGCTGGTCATCTATCTGAACAATTAGGTCTTAACTTACCAGAATCCCAAACAGAGGAACTCCCTATTGCAGGAGGAGAAGTTGGTGGCTCTGACGGCTTCGCTGATTTTATGGATCGCAAAATTGAGGAAGGGAGAGCCATGAGTTTATCCGAGGAAAAAGCTCGAGGCTTAACCCAAATGTATGGAGCCAATGTCGATGAAGTGTTTCATCGATACTATAAAATGAAAAATGAAGATTTGGGATTAGATCCATTAGTGTACGCGATGCTGACGTATAGTATGGAGCACGAACATACTGTGAAACCTGTAGACTTTTTTGTTAGAAGAACGGGAGCCCTGTTCTTTGATATTCACTGGGTGCATAAGCATAAAGAGTCTGTCATTACGTTTATGGCTCAAGAATATGGATGGACAGAAGAACAGATTGAAGCCTACACCCGAGAGTTAGATGTATTGCTTGAAGAAGCGGTCGCTCCGGATCCAGCTTAG
- a CDS encoding ATP phosphoribosyltransferase regulatory subunit: MANRLMFEKPLGMRDTLPFFYNQKRNAREALSNAIESWGYQFLDTPMLEYLETVGEASAIDETQLFKLLDQQGHTLVLRPDMTAPIARVAASQLKEQGFPVRLAYDGPVFRAQQIEGGKPAQFEQVGVEYIGENSIYADAEVIALQVQTLKEAGLDHFQLTVGHIGYVKGLLKEIFGDDQKTSELFLRFLYRKNYVGFRKALQETNISKEDQERLKQLLSLRGEEDVLSTAKDITKNGACHEAIHELQQLHELLESYGVTEYVSYDLNLISHMSYYSGILFEGYAPELGSLLCNGGRYDQLLPSFQTEASATGFAVRLDRLVEAVNHQNAENNRTLILFDDHSFQKALKEAQDLRGEGSRVVLQHRNNIEEKALQNEEFTQLIDLSEGGAGYE; this comes from the coding sequence TTGGCTAATCGTCTTATGTTCGAAAAACCACTAGGAATGAGGGATACACTCCCGTTTTTTTATAATCAGAAGCGCAATGCAAGAGAGGCACTATCCAATGCTATTGAGTCTTGGGGATACCAATTTTTAGATACACCGATGCTGGAATACTTAGAAACCGTGGGGGAAGCGAGTGCAATTGATGAAACGCAATTATTTAAGCTGCTTGATCAGCAAGGGCATACGCTTGTCCTCAGGCCTGATATGACAGCACCGATTGCGCGTGTTGCAGCATCTCAACTTAAAGAGCAAGGATTTCCGGTTCGTCTAGCTTATGATGGGCCTGTTTTCCGTGCGCAGCAAATTGAAGGTGGGAAGCCGGCGCAGTTTGAACAAGTAGGTGTGGAATACATCGGAGAGAATTCCATCTATGCTGATGCTGAGGTGATCGCTCTTCAAGTTCAAACATTAAAAGAAGCTGGATTGGATCATTTTCAACTTACAGTAGGTCACATTGGATATGTGAAAGGCCTACTTAAAGAGATCTTTGGTGATGACCAGAAAACGTCTGAGCTTTTCCTGCGCTTTTTATATAGAAAGAATTACGTTGGATTTCGTAAGGCACTACAAGAAACAAACATCTCAAAAGAGGATCAAGAACGCTTAAAACAACTATTATCTCTTAGAGGAGAAGAAGATGTTCTTTCAACAGCTAAGGACATTACGAAAAATGGTGCATGCCATGAGGCGATTCATGAGCTGCAGCAACTACATGAACTTTTAGAAAGCTACGGTGTGACGGAGTATGTTTCATACGACTTGAATCTGATCAGTCATATGAGCTACTATTCTGGAATTTTATTTGAGGGATATGCTCCTGAATTAGGTTCTTTACTATGCAATGGAGGGCGCTATGATCAACTTCTGCCTTCATTCCAAACAGAAGCTTCAGCGACAGGGTTTGCTGTACGTTTGGATCGTTTAGTTGAAGCCGTTAATCATCAAAATGCAGAAAACAATCGTACGCTAATTCTTTTTGATGATCACTCCTTTCAAAAAGCACTTAAAGAAGCGCAGGACTTAAGAGGAGAGGGGAGTCGAGTTGTTCTTCAGCATCGAAATAATATTGAAGAAAAAGCTCTCCAAAACGAAGAATTCACTCAATTAATTGATTTGTCGGAAGGAGGAGCTGGCTATGAATGA
- the bioB gene encoding biotin synthase BioB, producing the protein MVVNWGQLADQVLEGNELTDDEALAILDSKDDELLDLLHSAYKIRKHYYGNKVKLNMIVNTKSGFCPENCGYCAQSIVSDAPIEKYRMMKKDDIVKGAEQAHRLKSGTYCIVASGRGPTTRELNEVTAAVKEIKQNYDMKICACLGLLNPEQAESLKEAGVDRYNHNINTSENHHEQITTSHTYEDRVGTVDTVKDVGISPCSGVIVGMKETKQDVVQMARSLKALDADSIPVNFLHAIDGTPLEGTDELTPTYCLKVLCLFRFINPSKEIRVSGGREVNLRSLQPFSLYPANSIFVGDYLTTEGQEGNKDHQMILDAGFEIDYVTKEEEIPIG; encoded by the coding sequence ATGGTTGTGAATTGGGGTCAACTTGCTGATCAAGTGTTAGAAGGTAATGAACTGACAGATGATGAAGCTTTAGCGATTCTAGATAGTAAGGATGATGAACTTCTAGATTTACTCCATAGTGCATACAAGATCCGGAAACATTACTATGGAAACAAAGTGAAGCTCAATATGATCGTGAACACGAAGTCAGGCTTTTGTCCTGAAAACTGTGGGTATTGCGCTCAATCGATTGTTTCGGATGCTCCAATTGAAAAATATCGCATGATGAAAAAAGACGACATCGTAAAAGGTGCTGAACAAGCTCATCGATTGAAATCAGGAACATATTGCATTGTAGCGAGTGGGCGTGGACCTACTACACGAGAGCTAAACGAAGTTACCGCTGCTGTTAAAGAGATTAAACAGAATTACGACATGAAGATTTGTGCTTGCTTAGGACTTTTGAACCCAGAACAGGCAGAGTCTCTTAAAGAAGCTGGCGTTGATCGTTACAACCACAATATAAACACATCCGAAAATCATCATGAGCAGATTACAACGTCTCATACATACGAGGATCGTGTTGGTACTGTAGATACAGTAAAAGATGTCGGTATTTCACCTTGTTCAGGAGTCATTGTAGGAATGAAGGAAACGAAGCAAGACGTAGTGCAAATGGCAAGATCACTAAAAGCACTCGATGCTGATTCCATTCCGGTGAACTTTTTGCACGCAATAGACGGTACTCCGTTAGAGGGTACTGATGAACTGACTCCAACTTACTGCTTAAAAGTGCTGTGCCTCTTCCGTTTTATAAATCCGAGTAAGGAAATTCGGGTATCAGGCGGAAGAGAAGTGAACTTACGTAGTTTACAACCATTTAGTTTATATCCAGCTAATTCGATCTTTGTTGGAGACTACTTAACAACAGAAGGGCAAGAGGGGAACAAAGACCACCAGATGATTTTAGATGCTGGTTTCGAAATTGATTATGTTACAAAAGAAGAAGAAATTCCTATTGGGTAA
- the glpK gene encoding glycerol kinase GlpK, translating into MQTYILSLDQGTTSSRAILFNHDGEVVQTAQKEFQQFFPKPGWVEHDANEIWTSILSCIANVLTKAEVQPDQVASIGITNQRETTVIWDKETGQPIYHAVVWQSRQTNDICNELRENGYEDLFKKKTGLVLDPYFSGTKVKWILDHVDGAREKAEQGKLLFGTIDTWLIYKLSGGQAHVTDYSNASRTLMYNIYDLEWDEELLDILDVPKAILPDVRPSSEVYAHTVDYHFFGKEIPIAGVAGDQQAALFGQACFEKGMAKNTYGTGCFVLMNTGEEGIPSDQGLLTTIAWGVDGKVEYALEGSIFVAGSAIQWLRDGLRMIKDAPASEDYAKKVDSTDGVYVVPAFVGLGTPYWDSDARGAVFGLTRGTSKEHFIRATLEALAYQTKDVVDAMKEDSGIDLKTLRVDGGAVKNDFLMQFQSDVLGVEVDRPIVNETTALGAAYLAGLAVGYWDSKDKITEQWKKDRTFKPELENKEAEELYKGWQKAVEAARAFK; encoded by the coding sequence ATGCAAACATATATTTTGTCACTGGATCAGGGGACGACGAGTTCACGAGCAATCTTGTTTAACCATGATGGTGAAGTTGTTCAAACCGCACAAAAAGAGTTTCAACAATTTTTCCCGAAACCAGGATGGGTAGAGCACGATGCGAATGAAATCTGGACATCCATTTTGTCATGTATAGCAAATGTTTTAACAAAAGCAGAAGTCCAACCCGATCAAGTCGCTTCCATTGGGATTACAAACCAGCGAGAAACAACCGTGATCTGGGATAAGGAAACAGGACAACCTATTTATCATGCAGTTGTTTGGCAATCCCGTCAAACCAACGATATTTGTAATGAATTACGAGAGAACGGGTATGAAGATCTGTTTAAAAAGAAAACAGGTCTTGTATTAGATCCTTATTTTTCAGGGACAAAAGTGAAGTGGATTTTAGATCATGTAGATGGTGCTCGAGAAAAAGCGGAACAAGGAAAGCTTCTGTTCGGAACCATAGATACATGGCTGATTTATAAACTTTCTGGTGGACAAGCACATGTAACGGATTACTCCAATGCATCTCGTACGTTAATGTACAACATCTATGATCTGGAGTGGGATGAGGAACTTCTCGATATTTTAGATGTGCCGAAAGCAATTTTACCGGATGTACGTCCTTCTTCAGAAGTGTATGCGCATACTGTTGATTATCACTTCTTCGGAAAAGAAATCCCAATTGCAGGAGTTGCTGGTGATCAGCAAGCAGCATTATTCGGACAGGCTTGCTTTGAAAAAGGAATGGCGAAAAACACGTATGGAACAGGTTGCTTTGTTCTCATGAATACAGGGGAAGAAGGTATTCCATCAGACCAAGGCCTCCTTACCACGATTGCATGGGGCGTGGACGGAAAAGTTGAATATGCCTTAGAAGGTAGTATTTTTGTTGCTGGCTCTGCAATTCAATGGCTTCGAGATGGATTACGTATGATCAAAGATGCTCCAGCTAGTGAAGACTACGCCAAAAAGGTTGATTCCACAGATGGGGTGTATGTCGTTCCCGCTTTTGTTGGACTTGGTACACCGTATTGGGATTCTGATGCGAGGGGAGCTGTATTTGGCTTAACTCGTGGAACTTCCAAGGAGCATTTTATCCGCGCTACACTTGAAGCTCTCGCATACCAAACGAAAGATGTTGTCGATGCAATGAAAGAGGATTCAGGAATTGACCTGAAAACGCTTCGTGTTGATGGAGGAGCGGTTAAGAATGATTTCCTTATGCAATTTCAAAGTGATGTGCTAGGTGTTGAAGTCGACCGCCCAATTGTTAATGAAACAACCGCACTCGGCGCAGCTTATTTAGCTGGACTAGCAGTTGGTTATTGGGATAGTAAAGATAAAATTACGGAACAATGGAAGAAGGATCGTACTTTTAAACCGGAGTTGGAAAACAAGGAAGCAGAAGAGTTATATAAAGGCTGGCAAAAAGCTGTAGAGGCCGCTCGGGCATTTAAGTAG
- a CDS encoding biotin transporter BioY — translation MKSRKMTPLDITMGSLFVALMAIGANIVAWVPFMVVGGVPITLQTFFAVLAGLVLGSRLGAMSMTVYMLVGLAGAPIFARFGGGFGSLLSPTFGFILSFILVAYVVGKLTENNRTLPRYVIAGLIGMTINYVFGTNWMYAAYVLWYGAPEGFSYSMAWAWMMAPLPKDLILSALAGVFAFRLERSVLSRSQLRRQQNEAA, via the coding sequence ATGAAATCAAGAAAGATGACACCACTTGATATTACTATGGGAAGTTTATTTGTGGCTTTGATGGCGATTGGGGCAAATATCGTAGCATGGGTGCCTTTTATGGTAGTAGGAGGCGTGCCGATTACGTTGCAAACGTTCTTTGCCGTTTTAGCAGGTCTTGTGTTGGGAAGTCGTTTGGGTGCAATGTCCATGACGGTTTATATGTTAGTTGGACTAGCTGGTGCACCAATTTTTGCTAGGTTTGGCGGTGGTTTTGGATCATTACTTAGTCCTACATTTGGATTTATATTATCTTTTATTCTTGTAGCATATGTAGTTGGTAAACTTACTGAAAACAATCGTACACTACCACGTTATGTGATTGCTGGACTTATTGGTATGACGATCAATTATGTTTTCGGTACAAATTGGATGTATGCAGCTTACGTACTATGGTATGGAGCTCCAGAAGGATTCTCTTATTCTATGGCATGGGCATGGATGATGGCACCACTACCGAAAGATCTAATTCTATCTGCATTAGCCGGAGTATTCGCATTTCGTCTTGAGCGTAGCGTGCTATCTCGCAGTCAGCTCCGTAGACAACAAAACGAAGCGGCATAA
- a CDS encoding acyl-CoA dehydrogenase family protein, producing MNFFKEDPNLSFILKQYLDEDFYKWAEKELEEYGEVCANEVDERAVHTDREGQPKLIKYDKMGNDISHVWLNEGYKETVKDTYGRGIVGYVHKEIPELGRKGSYMYSYAQGYLLSQSEPGFYCPVTLTMATAYLLDHYGSKELKDKYLPHVLSTGEVELYEGATFLTERQGGSDVGANETTAIQHGDYYRLYGEKYFASNAGACGVATVLARREDAPEGTKGLSLFLVPWRNKDDSLNGIQIRRLKDKLGVRAVPSAEVVFDGAEAYMIGEPEQGIYYMMEALNLSRVCNAIASIGIMQRGYLEARNYAYERQAFGNTLKDYPMVRDTLVRLRAKQEVETSAVFSLISLFDRVMTDREATSVREIALNRLLIALLKKETAEQAIHFSHESIEMHGGNGFIEDFVTPRLLRDAQVLTVWEGTANILGLEVLRLMHKYQVHEIFINEMKQELDALPVELADEAAFVKGKVGELQELTNRVVVMDEGSQTYYSKTLADRMTAIYESVISLKDAVVGGERKKAIAEVFLQLTWKRDELDFDQLSLKHFDRIVEQKEQVNV from the coding sequence ATGAACTTTTTCAAAGAGGATCCAAATCTATCTTTTATTTTGAAGCAGTATTTAGATGAAGATTTTTATAAATGGGCTGAAAAAGAGTTGGAGGAATACGGTGAAGTATGTGCCAATGAAGTTGATGAGCGTGCAGTTCATACAGATCGAGAAGGGCAGCCCAAGCTGATTAAGTACGACAAAATGGGGAATGACATTTCGCATGTTTGGCTGAATGAGGGATATAAAGAGACTGTTAAAGATACGTACGGGCGTGGGATCGTCGGCTATGTGCACAAGGAGATTCCGGAGCTTGGTCGAAAAGGGAGCTACATGTACTCGTATGCTCAAGGATATCTTTTGTCGCAATCTGAGCCAGGCTTTTATTGTCCGGTTACCTTAACGATGGCTACAGCGTACTTGCTAGATCACTATGGCAGTAAGGAACTTAAAGATAAATATTTACCTCATGTTCTATCCACTGGTGAGGTTGAGTTATATGAAGGAGCAACCTTTTTAACAGAACGGCAAGGTGGTTCTGATGTCGGAGCGAATGAAACAACAGCTATCCAGCACGGGGATTATTATCGTTTGTATGGAGAAAAGTATTTTGCAAGTAATGCTGGGGCTTGTGGAGTTGCAACTGTCTTGGCTCGTAGGGAAGATGCGCCTGAAGGTACGAAAGGGCTTAGCTTATTTCTTGTTCCGTGGCGAAATAAAGATGATAGCTTAAATGGCATTCAGATTCGTAGGTTAAAAGATAAGCTGGGTGTTCGTGCGGTTCCATCTGCTGAGGTTGTGTTTGATGGAGCTGAGGCTTATATGATCGGCGAACCTGAGCAAGGAATCTATTATATGATGGAAGCACTCAACCTTTCACGTGTCTGTAATGCAATTGCATCGATTGGCATTATGCAACGTGGCTATCTTGAAGCAAGGAACTATGCATATGAGCGACAAGCTTTTGGTAATACGTTAAAAGATTATCCGATGGTGCGAGACACGTTGGTTCGTCTGCGGGCAAAACAAGAAGTAGAGACAAGTGCCGTCTTTTCCCTCATTTCTCTGTTTGATCGTGTCATGACTGACCGAGAGGCAACCAGTGTCCGTGAGATTGCTTTAAATCGTTTACTCATAGCGCTTTTGAAAAAAGAAACTGCTGAGCAGGCGATCCATTTTTCTCATGAGTCCATTGAGATGCATGGAGGGAATGGTTTTATAGAAGACTTTGTCACTCCTCGTTTGTTACGGGATGCCCAAGTTCTCACAGTGTGGGAAGGTACAGCAAACATCCTTGGGCTTGAAGTATTACGTCTCATGCATAAATACCAGGTTCATGAAATATTCATTAATGAGATGAAGCAAGAATTAGATGCCCTCCCTGTTGAGTTAGCAGATGAAGCTGCTTTTGTTAAAGGGAAAGTTGGTGAACTACAAGAGCTCACCAATCGTGTTGTGGTTATGGATGAAGGATCACAAACGTATTATAGTAAAACGTTAGCTGATCGTATGACGGCCATTTATGAGAGTGTTATTTCTTTAAAAGATGCGGTCGTTGGAGGTGAACGTAAAAAGGCTATTGCTGAGGTCTTTTTACAGCTTACATGGAAACGAGATGAGTTAGATTTTGATCAGCTTTCTCTGAAACACTTTGATCGGATTGTTGAGCAAAAAGAACAAGTGAATGTTTAA